Sequence from the Gemmatimonadaceae bacterium genome:
CAAGGCGCCAAACCAAAACGCGTCCGTGCCCGCGACGTAGGTCGTGATGGGACCGTCGAACGGCGGCACGTCGTTGTTGAACCAGCTCAAGATGCCGGGTTCCTCGCGCGCAACGCGCCACCGGTCGGCACGCGAGAGATGGGCGGTGAGCGCGACATGCTCATGGACGCCGGAATCGATCACATACTGAAACGAGTGCGTTCGTCGCAGGCGCATCGCGCCCGCAAGCGCCACGGACTGCCCGCGTTCGGGAGGCCGCCATTGGCTCGGTTGACGACGATCGCGTGCGGCCGTCCAGACGCTGGTTCGGCGGTCGAGCTGCCACACATGCGCGGGTGTGACGCTGTAACACGGATCGCCGACGCAATCCGTCCAGTAGACCCGAACAAGCTGCCCGGTGACTTCTATAGAGAGGACGTGTGGGAAGTTATCCTTTCCCTGACCGTGCAGCGCTCCGCCACCGAGCGCGGCAAGCGAAGCGGCAAGCACAAGAGCGCGAATCGAACGAGATAGCATTGAGTCCGTCCCATGGTCGGTCCGATCGTCCGAACGAGTCGTCCCGTCTCGTCGAGAAACTCGCGACGAAGGCGCGCTTCCAGCTCCTCATTGTCAAGAAGGGATTGTCGTGTGTGTCGCTCGCCGCCGGCGGATGGCGGCGAGCGGCTGGCGTTCGGGCGCGGGAGTACAAGTTTATGAATAATGGTGATTTTTCAACAGTCAATCTTCTGTAAGAACGCTCACGCACCTCGAGGTAACTGCATGGTGCTCGCTGCATTCATTCCGACGTGGACGACTACGTGGCTCGATCTGGTATAGCGGCTCTTGCCATCGCTTCAGGCTCACATCCACACGCAGCTGCTCGACGACGCGCTTATCGGTATGATCCAACGACCATCGGTGCCAGCGCCGATGTCCTCATTGCGCATTGAGCGCCGCGAGCGCGCTCACCGTCCCGGCGCGAACGGATGGACGGGCGGTTGCGGCGATCGCCACGAACACGACAACGAACGCTCCGCCGACGAGCGATACCAAGTCGCCGCGTTGGAGCGCGAGGCCGAGCGCCGGGTGAAGCGCGGCGAGGACGAGAACACCCGCCACACCGCCGGCGAGCGACCACCGCCCGATTCGCTCGATCAATGCGGATGCGATCTGCCGAGGAGACGCGCCGAGCGCGAGACGGATCGCATTCGCATGTGCGTCGGCCGCGGCGACGAACGTCACCGCGCCGTAGATGCCGACGACGATCAGAATCATCGCGCTCAACGCGAAGACAGACAGGACGCTGAGTTGAAAGATTTGTAATGCATACGTCGCTCGCACTTTCGCGCGAAGTGGTGCCGCGTCATCCAGCGCAAGGGACGGATCCAGCTCGCGGAGCGAGCGGCGAACGCCGTCGATCGGAGCCGGCCCCTGTGAGCGAAGCGCGATCACCGTATGAGGAAACGAGGCCTGCGCGTCCGAGAGATAGATAATTGGTGAATCCGGGCTTCCGAGATCTTTCTCCTTCGCGTTTGCGACGACGCCCACGATCGCGAACTCCTGCGGCTCGTCCGCTCCTGGCGGCGTCAGCGTAACGGAGCGACCTACAGGACTGGCGCTGCCGAATGCTTGATGCACGAACGCTTCATTGACGATGGCGACGAGCGGAGCGTTCGGCCCGTCTGTCGCTTCGATCACTCGGCCCTTCCGTACGGCGATGCCAAGCGTTCGAAAAAAGTTCGGGCTCACGGCTCGAAGCGCCGCGGTTGACGATGAATCCGCCGCACTTCCAGCGTCGCGCAGCTTGTAGGCGCTCGACATGAGACCGCCGCTGAGCGGCATGAGGCTCGCCACGGCTGCGGACTGCGCGCCAGGCAGCGCTCGAACGCGATCGAGAAGCTGATGCGTGAGATTCCAACGAGCCATCGCCGTGCGGTAACGCATGCCGCGCATCGGTATCGTGGCCGTGGTCACGCCGGAGGTCTCGAAGCCTGGCTTCACCGAATTGAGCCGCGCATATCGCGTGTAGAGCGCGGCCGTCGCACCAAACAGAATCGTGGCCAGAGCGGTTTGTGCGATGATGAACGCGCCCAACGCGCGCGTGCGCGCCCGCGAACCCGACGTCGTGCGTGATTCGTTCATGAACCGCTTGACATCGAGACGACGAACCCAGAGCGTCGACGCGAACA
This genomic interval carries:
- a CDS encoding ABC transporter permease, giving the protein MRTRQFLSSVRLAVRDASAQLRRDFVAAVFITLTIAIGVAASAAIFTVTRGVILRPLPYRDPESLVVIQEFQPDRRLDPGGIAYTNLPRYQAMREVESVTAFSYSEAVLSGDNDAERVIAGNVDDALFRTLGVRPALGRGIEAGDAGDTPAHVVVVSNALWKRRYGADRSLLGRSITIDGDAYTVIGITDEQFEFPRSPAMDRDVGLWVPRRPPPPMMMRRGSRDLTAVARLARGVSRQQLEIRLAALAASARQDDAPVNAGWKIRALGLRDMIVGRVKPAIVFLSSCVAVLLLIACANASAAMLARTTVRRAAYGIRLALGASGSQVMGLIVAESALLGLAAFVVAIPLGTLARSTLLGVAPVALPRQNGIAWTATTTAFAAVVAFAAAFVSVFASTLWVRRLDVKRFMNESRTTSGSRARTRALGAFIIAQTALATILFGATAALYTRYARLNSVKPGFETSGVTTATIPMRGMRYRTAMARWNLTHQLLDRVRALPGAQSAAVASLMPLSGGLMSSAYKLRDAGSAADSSSTAALRAVSPNFFRTLGIAVRKGRVIEATDGPNAPLVAIVNEAFVHQAFGSASPVGRSVTLTPPGADEPQEFAIVGVVANAKEKDLGSPDSPIIYLSDAQASFPHTVIALRSQGPAPIDGVRRSLRELDPSLALDDAAPLRAKVRATYALQIFQLSVLSVFALSAMILIVVGIYGAVTFVAAADAHANAIRLALGASPRQIASALIERIGRWSLAGGVAGVLVLAALHPALGLALQRGDLVSLVGGAFVVVFVAIAATARPSVRAGTVSALAALNAQ